The proteins below are encoded in one region of Engraulis encrasicolus isolate BLACKSEA-1 chromosome 1, IST_EnEncr_1.0, whole genome shotgun sequence:
- the LOC134457362 gene encoding uncharacterized protein DDB_G0271670, with product MLPLSVCAADPNPFLSSDSSPQLLKEDEVESWLVWWAAGGALAVLVFLVGIMFLGTRILKASLIPTPSKYFDGLDSVYKGNFKAWLGSILTLDALGVEVLTEYTSPVEVVKKEPGKPCKSFSNKQYFQEEPQKTALLPSPLPFFEEESLEPCMEFSPYDDMGKDCVGFGLQRVNTGVDQDGCQSDITDCSVAERTITMAMTTTTISTTTSCSSSSSSCGTSCSSSSSCGTSSSSGISSMSGSINTSTTTSSSEKHGSISWSCSTVPNIGISCSASGGSSTSGGNVSISSSSASTDGGRSSCTANSSISCSSSSSGVSCTSGGNFSRLRMDLGPIQVCNDYESFTRLVHAGPQSPDSGVCMGSGEEDSREEEEGGMKGPWRTGFSLPSLQPLVHPCTVPYAGETGVDPVGPNLCSTPTGWSPHKQNPLDTYGQLQPCSDDYQPLQAS from the exons ATGCTgcccttgtctgtgtgtgcagctgaccccaaccccttcctctcctctgatt CCTCTCCCCAACTTCTGAAGGAGGACGAGGTGGAGTCCTGGCTGGTCTGGTGGGCTGCAGGGGGGGCGCTGGCTGTCCTGGTCTTCCTGGTGGGCATCATGTTCTTGGG AACACGCATCTTGAAGGCATCCTTAATTCCAACTCCCTCAAAGTACTTTGATGGTCTTGATTCGGTTTACAAGGGAAACTTTAAG GCCTGGCTTGGTTCCATCCTGACGCTGGACGCCCTGGGCGTGGAGGTGCTGACAGAGTACACGTCCCCCGTGGAAGTCGTCAAAAAAGAGCCCGGCAAACCTTGCAAGAGCTTCAGCAACAAGCAGTACTTCCAGGAGGAGCCCCAGAAGACCGCCTTGCTCCCGTCTCCTCTGCCCTTCTTCGAAGAAGAGTCCTTGGAGCCCTGTATGGAGTTCTCCCCGTACGATGACATGGGGAAGGACTGTGTGGGCTTTGGCCTGCAGCGCGTTAACACCGGCGTGGACCAGGACGGCTGCCAGTCCGACATCACCGACTGCAGCGTCGCCGAAAGAACCATCACTATGgccatgaccaccaccaccatatccaccaccaccagctgcagcagcagcagcagcagctgcggcacaagctgcagcagcagcagcagctgcggcacaagcagcagcagcgggaTCAGCAGCATGAGTGGAAGCATTAATACCAGCACGACCACTAGCAGCAGTGAGAAACATGGCAGCATTAGCTGGAGCTGCAGCACTGTCCCTAACATTGGCATTAGCTGCAGTGCTAGCGGTGGTAGCAGCACTAGCGGTGGTAATGTCAGCATTAGCAGTAGCAGCGCTAGCACTGACGGCGGTAGAAGCAGTTGCACGGCTAATAGCAGTATTAGCTGCAGCAGTAGCTCTAGCGGCGTTAGCTGTACTAGCGGCGGTAATTTCAGCCGTCTCCGTATGGACCTCGGCCCCATCCAGGTGTGCAACGACTATGAATCCTTCACGAGGCTCGTGCATGCCGGCCCTCAGAGCCCAGACTCTGGCGTGTGCATGGGGAGCGGGGAGGAGGATAGTcgtgaagaagaggagggggggatgaAGGGGCCTTGGCGGACTGGCTTCTCCCTGCCGTCACTGCAACCCCTGGTCCACCCCTGTACTGTGCCTTACGCTGGTGAGACGGGTGTGGATCCAGTTGGTCCAAACCTGTGCAGCACGCCCACAGGGTGGTCGCCACATAAACAGAACCCCCTGGACACATATGGGCAACTTCAACCCTGTAGTGATGACTACCAGCCATTGCAAGCTTCGTAG